The following nucleotide sequence is from Desulfuromonadaceae bacterium.
CGGCTGGGACGGCCAACCACCTATCATCTGATTGCGTCCGACTACGGTCACGATTCATTTCTGGTCGAAGCGGAGAAGTTTACCCACTACATTGTCGATTTTCTGGCGGGGCTTGAGTAAGCCGGGAGATCACAGGACGAGACAGCGGGGTCGGGGCTGGGTGCTTTGACCCCGTTTTTATTTGTGTGAAGTGTCCTTGTCCGTGCTGTCGCCGAACAGCTCAAGCTGTTCAAATTTATGCTGCTCAACCTTGAACGGCAACGGCAGGTAACGCGGGCAAGCCAGCAGCAGGACGGAGGCCGGTTGCTTGCAGTTGCGCAGGCATTTCGTGCAGAGGCGGTTCATGGCAGCGGGGTGCGCAGGAGTCATGGCACGGGTCGCTTCGGGGTGGTGAGTAGCTCGGCAATGGCGGTCTTTAATTCGACCAGCGCACCCTCTTCGTCATCAAAGTTGATTTCAATCCGGTCCGCTGGCAGGGTGTGGCGATACAGCGGATCGTAATAGCGAACCATCAGCTCCTTGACCAGCTCGCGCCAGGCTCCCTGTTCGAGAAGCTCGAGCAGAAAGTCAACCCCCTCACCACCGAGCCGCTCGCGCAGCGCGTTGAGCTGGCGTACGAACCCCTCACGAAAGCGATCGGGGTCGGGATAGTCATCGAGAATGATGTCGGCACGACGTTCGAGAGAAGCCGTGACCCAGAGGCTGGGTTCCGGCTGAAGGGCCTGATAAAGCCGCGCCGGCAGCGCCAAGCGACCGATATGACGACTTTCGCCTTCAGCAAGAATATAGTCATCCAGGCCAATCTTGCGCAACACATCCCAGACCAGTGCTTCAAACATTTTCTGCCCCGGTTGCGGCGGCAGGCCAAGATTACCGAAGGTGCTGCCACGATGGTTGGCCAGTGCTTCGAGGTCGATCACCGGGTAGTTTTCTTCCTCCAACCGTTGCAGGATGCGCGTCTTGCCAACCCCGGTCAGACCGCGCAGCACCAGCATCCGCCCCCATCTGCCGCGATCAAAAAAATCGAGCACCAGGCGACGAAAGGCCTTGTGCCCCCCCAGCAACTGCCGCGCCGGAATCCCGGCCAGATCGAGAAAGCTGGT
It contains:
- the mnmH gene encoding tRNA 2-selenouridine(34) synthase MnmH → MNELTITLAQALLQRDKGALLVDARSPAEFAEATIPGALNVPIFADDERAEIGTLYKQVGKDEARRRAVELVAPKIPRLLEVVRTAWAGHTGPVIVFCWRGGMRSKALTSFLDLAGIPARQLLGGHKAFRRLVLDFFDRGRWGRMLVLRGLTGVGKTRILQRLEEENYPVIDLEALANHRGSTFGNLGLPPQPGQKMFEALVWDVLRKIGLDDYILAEGESRHIGRLALPARLYQALQPEPSLWVTASLERRADIILDDYPDPDRFREGFVRQLNALRERLGGEGVDFLLELLEQGAWRELVKELMVRYYDPLYRHTLPADRIEINFDDEEGALVELKTAIAELLTTPKRPVP